One segment of Flagellimonas marinaquae DNA contains the following:
- a CDS encoding Y-family DNA polymerase: MDYIALIDCNNFYCSVERVFDPSLNGKPVAVLSNNDGCVIARSNEVKAMGVPMGAPYFEYKKIFRENDVRVFSSNFALYGDMSSRVMNILARYCPDMEIYSIDEAFLHFKGFDCFFDLSSYAQEIRTFVLRATGIPVSIGIAPSKALAKAANRVAKKFPERTGGVHVIDSEEKRAKALRWIKVEDVWGIGPRYGNMLRLRNVRTALDFSLLPDDFVRDSMTVVGLRLKHDLMGKPSIQMEDIKPKQAIACTRSFDRDYLKYSDLRERVATFSCEVAKKLRAQGSDCNLIQVFVRSNPFKEHLPQYGRSVCVKLPYPTNSSIELTKFALRGLSTIFKKGYAYKKAGVVVMGLTPSESKQLNVFRNSDPRHSPLWKAIDRINLLSGYDVVKLGGQDLRRKWKMNRNLLSPRYTSKLDEILKINVHDKEEIERA; encoded by the coding sequence ATGGATTATATAGCCCTGATTGATTGCAATAACTTTTATTGTTCGGTTGAGCGGGTCTTTGACCCATCGCTCAACGGGAAGCCCGTTGCCGTTCTGAGCAATAATGACGGCTGTGTTATCGCACGGTCCAACGAGGTCAAGGCAATGGGCGTGCCGATGGGGGCCCCTTATTTCGAGTACAAGAAAATATTCAGGGAAAATGATGTCAGGGTATTTTCGTCCAATTTCGCACTCTATGGGGACATGAGCTCCAGGGTAATGAACATATTAGCCCGCTATTGTCCAGATATGGAAATCTATTCTATTGACGAGGCTTTTCTCCATTTCAAAGGATTCGATTGCTTTTTTGACCTTTCATCCTATGCCCAGGAGATCAGAACGTTTGTCTTAAGGGCGACGGGAATTCCCGTCAGTATTGGAATCGCCCCAAGCAAGGCACTTGCCAAGGCCGCCAATAGGGTGGCCAAAAAATTCCCTGAACGTACCGGGGGTGTGCATGTCATCGATTCAGAAGAAAAAAGGGCCAAGGCGCTCAGATGGATCAAGGTCGAGGATGTTTGGGGAATCGGCCCCAGATACGGTAACATGCTCCGTTTACGGAACGTCAGGACCGCCCTTGATTTTTCCTTGCTTCCCGATGATTTTGTGAGGGACAGTATGACGGTTGTAGGTCTCAGACTAAAACATGACCTGATGGGGAAACCCTCAATCCAGATGGAGGATATTAAACCCAAACAAGCCATAGCATGTACCCGTAGCTTTGACAGAGACTATTTGAAGTATTCCGATTTACGGGAGAGGGTCGCAACCTTTTCATGTGAAGTCGCTAAAAAACTAAGAGCACAAGGTTCCGACTGTAACCTTATACAAGTATTTGTGCGCTCCAATCCCTTCAAGGAACACCTGCCGCAATATGGGCGTTCCGTTTGTGTGAAACTACCCTACCCCACCAACAGCAGTATCGAGTTGACCAAATTCGCCCTAAGGGGCCTCTCAACAATATTCAAAAAAGGTTATGCTTACAAAAAGGCGGGGGTCGTCGTCATGGGCCTTACCCCGTCCGAATCCAAACAGTTAAACGTTTTCCGCAACTCCGACCCTAGACATTCACCGCTTTGGAAGGCGATTGACCGGATCAATTTGCTATCTGGATACGATGTCGTTAAATTAGGGGGCCAAGATCTTAGGCGGAAATGGAAAATGAACCGTAATCTATTGTCCCCTAGATATACAAGCAAACTGGATGAAATATTAAAGATAAATGTACACGACAAGGAAGAAATCGAGCGGGCTTGA
- a CDS encoding LexA family protein — translation MYTTRKKSSGLEFLVPGMGNPLGLPYFDGGVSAGFPSPADDFKEDRISLDRELVRDTEATFFARVNGDSMQGAGMDDGDLLVIDKSIEAYDGCIAVCFVDGEFTVKRVQKEKDRIVLMPENPKYRPIEISGENSLVIWGVVTYVVKKLHFKNQHI, via the coding sequence ATGTACACGACAAGGAAGAAATCGAGCGGGCTTGAGTTTTTGGTCCCGGGCATGGGAAATCCCTTGGGCCTGCCATATTTTGATGGTGGGGTATCAGCTGGGTTTCCATCACCTGCAGACGATTTTAAGGAGGACAGAATTTCATTGGATCGTGAACTTGTTCGCGATACAGAAGCGACCTTTTTTGCAAGGGTCAACGGGGACAGCATGCAAGGGGCCGGCATGGATGATGGGGACCTTTTGGTCATTGACAAAAGCATAGAAGCCTATGACGGTTGCATAGCCGTTTGTTTTGTGGATGGGGAGTTTACCGTGAAAAGGGTCCAGAAAGAAAAGGACCGTATTGTTTTAATGCCTGAAAACCCCAAATATAGACCAATTGAGATTTCAGGAGAGAACTCACTGGTTATATGGGGCGTAGTTACCTATGTCGTAAAAAAACTCCATTTTAAAAACCAACATATTTGA
- a CDS encoding S8 family peptidase: protein MQINSGNQRKAWAINFLMAFFILYGKVCAQDDTVVNAQKIASQILKENLESYEQKSVRAIINDKQQFYEWCQENETTPELLNDLQKGNSIFLINLDDKKIKMLSKKSWVIYLDRAGTNVVLEGVLLNYDPTLNEVTKATTSQPSNKGENITIAIKEDPFNIYDLDLFGRTISEIDRPENGFSTHSTEMATIIAGAGYTSPSFKGVVSGASLFSSPLNDLLPDDSDLLADYHVSVQNHSYGVGNIENYYGAESLAYDDQASYTPYLVHVFSAGNLGDGQPQTGPYIGMTGYGTLTGQIKNSKNSICVGATDPFGSLWDISSSGPTADGRIKPEVVAYGANGTSDATALVSGVCGLLQEQFFGENGILPNSSLIKALIINEAKNKKELSHREGFGNVKAYRSLETLVNGQYFEGNVGIGGGAIHSIVVPEGVKKLNVTIVWNDLPSETLGMGRGLVNNLDMRLVRDGGEAWNPWKLSSYPDVDSLALAPVRSRDTLNNVEKITVDFPTEGTYELEITAGAGNKGPQPYSIAYSYRTSNEWVYPSKEASLISGTEQVIRWESDNGSDAMGRLELAKKSKGAFGEWQVISDDINTSEGFYQWNIPTETAICKLRLVIGQDIIESPEFSITELYEHRVEYSCEGISTISWEPIEQAEKYNVYVFENGGLELAGETKGTVFSFERDNSAQFYTAVAPVFQGRELKRTPATPMGLEMECFIQNFYLERSFSDEAIMNLSLRSVVDVSVVVFEKWDGSQFKELYRTEPNNQLSIGYTDKIPGKGTIEYRARVITDQGNQYVSDIQEFFGLGSEEILAAPVPARQGEIVELFAAGEGQYEVYVHGLDGSLIKRSLQDTAVKTIDTSLLPAGVYIVNMIGEGRNYRKKIIVN, encoded by the coding sequence GTGCAGATAAATAGTGGAAACCAAAGAAAAGCATGGGCCATCAATTTCTTGATGGCCTTTTTCATCTTGTACGGAAAAGTTTGCGCACAAGATGATACCGTTGTCAATGCACAAAAAATAGCGTCCCAGATATTAAAGGAAAATTTAGAGTCTTACGAGCAAAAGTCCGTAAGAGCAATAATAAATGATAAGCAACAATTTTATGAGTGGTGTCAAGAAAATGAAACTACACCAGAGCTTTTGAACGACCTCCAAAAAGGAAATTCCATTTTCCTGATTAACCTGGATGACAAAAAAATAAAAATGCTATCCAAAAAGTCATGGGTAATCTATTTGGACAGGGCAGGGACAAATGTTGTTTTGGAAGGGGTTTTGCTCAATTATGACCCCACCCTCAACGAAGTAACCAAAGCGACAACTAGCCAACCTTCAAACAAAGGTGAAAATATCACAATAGCAATAAAAGAAGATCCTTTCAATATCTATGACTTGGATCTTTTCGGAAGAACGATTTCTGAAATCGATAGGCCGGAAAATGGTTTTTCTACGCACTCTACTGAAATGGCAACAATAATAGCCGGGGCCGGTTACACTTCCCCATCATTTAAGGGTGTTGTGTCCGGAGCTAGCCTATTCTCGTCTCCTCTGAACGACCTGCTTCCTGACGATAGTGATTTGTTGGCCGATTATCATGTTAGTGTACAGAACCATTCCTATGGCGTGGGCAACATTGAAAATTATTATGGCGCAGAATCATTGGCCTATGATGACCAAGCAAGTTACACCCCTTATCTTGTCCATGTTTTTTCTGCGGGAAACCTGGGAGACGGACAGCCTCAAACAGGTCCTTATATTGGCATGACCGGATATGGTACTTTGACCGGACAAATAAAAAATTCTAAAAATTCAATCTGTGTAGGTGCAACCGATCCTTTTGGCTCTTTATGGGACATCAGCTCCAGTGGGCCTACCGCCGATGGTAGGATCAAGCCAGAGGTGGTCGCCTACGGGGCCAATGGAACATCGGATGCAACAGCCTTGGTGAGTGGGGTGTGCGGGTTGTTACAAGAACAATTCTTTGGTGAAAACGGGATATTGCCAAATTCGTCGTTGATAAAGGCTTTGATCATAAACGAGGCGAAAAACAAAAAGGAGTTGAGCCACAGGGAGGGGTTCGGTAATGTAAAGGCCTATCGATCATTGGAAACGCTCGTTAATGGTCAGTACTTTGAGGGAAACGTTGGAATAGGAGGGGGGGCAATACACAGCATCGTGGTTCCAGAAGGTGTTAAAAAACTGAATGTAACCATAGTCTGGAATGACTTGCCCTCTGAAACACTTGGTATGGGTCGGGGCCTTGTGAACAATTTGGATATGCGTTTGGTCAGGGATGGCGGAGAGGCCTGGAATCCTTGGAAACTTAGTTCTTATCCAGATGTGGATTCTTTGGCATTAGCCCCGGTCCGTTCAAGGGATACGTTGAACAACGTTGAAAAGATAACCGTTGACTTTCCCACAGAGGGCACATACGAATTGGAAATAACCGCAGGGGCTGGAAACAAAGGCCCACAACCATATAGTATTGCCTATAGTTATCGCACCTCAAATGAATGGGTATATCCATCAAAAGAAGCTTCGTTAATTTCTGGAACCGAACAGGTCATTAGGTGGGAATCTGATAACGGGTCCGATGCAATGGGTAGGTTGGAGTTGGCAAAAAAAAGCAAAGGTGCATTTGGTGAATGGCAGGTCATCAGTGATGACATAAACACATCCGAAGGATTCTATCAATGGAATATCCCAACGGAAACGGCCATTTGCAAACTGAGGCTTGTTATTGGACAGGATATAATCGAATCTCCGGAATTTTCAATTACGGAATTATATGAGCATCGTGTCGAATATTCGTGTGAGGGTATTTCCACAATTTCATGGGAACCCATCGAACAGGCGGAAAAATATAATGTCTATGTCTTCGAAAATGGGGGGTTGGAGCTTGCAGGGGAAACAAAAGGGACGGTGTTTTCATTTGAAAGAGATAACTCGGCACAATTTTATACGGCCGTTGCCCCGGTTTTTCAAGGACGTGAACTAAAAAGAACCCCAGCCACCCCTATGGGTCTTGAAATGGAATGTTTCATACAGAATTTCTATTTGGAAAGGTCCTTTTCGGACGAGGCCATTATGAACCTTTCTTTAAGATCCGTTGTTGATGTGTCTGTGGTTGTCTTTGAAAAATGGGACGGTTCCCAATTTAAGGAATTGTACAGAACGGAGCCCAATAATCAATTGTCCATAGGTTATACCGATAAAATACCTGGGAAGGGAACAATAGAATATCGGGCGCGTGTAATTACGGATCAAGGCAACCAGTATGTTAGCGACATCCAAGAGTTTTTCGGTCTGGGCAGTGAAGAAATCCTTGCGGCACCGGTCCCGGCAAGACAGGGAGAAATCGTGGAGTTGTTTGCTGCTGGGGAAGGCCAATATGAGGTATATGTTCATGGCCTTGATGGTTCGCTTATAAAAAGGTCGTTGCAGGACACTGCTGTAAAGACCATTGACACAAGTTTATTGCCCGCAGGGGTATATATTGTTAATATGATTGGTGAGGGGCGTAATTACAGAAAAAAAATCATTGTCAATTGA
- a CDS encoding M57 family metalloprotease, translating into MKRNLQLVWLVLIATTISLSSCSKEENGTNIADEQLAISDEVLEKIEALGFSSENAVAFIDENGETSYIVEGDVLLKDHHLGMEKGSSVVIADEEHYRMTLTPEFGSEFYQTDRNTGEQVLVRRKESIRVLLEDNFPAVYWQAMQIVQDRYDHVSGLRFYITPIQDPNDPNCSPCVRTNEDITIVNQFTGFLGLADPPYERTITTRGGSQITTIEPGEVIRLDPNLIGNEGAEHIASIIAHELGHTIGYRHTDWQNRSYSCNTGGQEADPDNIGAVHIPGTPTGPDSGSWMLACIDDGQNRPFTYNDRVALRYVHGF; encoded by the coding sequence ATGAAAAGAAACCTACAATTGGTGTGGTTGGTACTTATCGCAACCACTATTAGTTTATCCTCCTGCAGCAAGGAGGAAAATGGAACGAACATCGCCGATGAACAATTGGCGATAAGCGATGAAGTGCTCGAAAAAATAGAGGCGTTGGGGTTCAGCTCTGAAAATGCTGTGGCCTTCATCGATGAAAACGGGGAAACCTCATATATAGTTGAGGGAGATGTCCTTTTGAAAGACCATCATCTAGGAATGGAAAAGGGAAGTTCTGTGGTTATAGCCGATGAAGAGCACTATAGAATGACCCTTACCCCAGAATTTGGGAGCGAATTCTATCAAACTGACAGAAATACTGGAGAACAGGTATTGGTGAGGAGAAAAGAAAGTATCCGGGTCTTGCTGGAAGATAATTTCCCTGCTGTATATTGGCAAGCTATGCAAATAGTGCAGGATAGATACGACCATGTTTCTGGTTTGAGGTTCTATATAACACCTATCCAAGATCCTAACGATCCCAATTGCAGCCCTTGCGTAAGAACGAATGAAGATATTACCATAGTCAATCAATTCACTGGATTTCTGGGGCTTGCCGACCCACCATATGAAAGAACAATAACAACGAGAGGCGGATCTCAAATCACAACAATTGAACCAGGAGAAGTTATACGGCTAGATCCGAATTTAATTGGCAACGAAGGTGCTGAACATATCGCCTCCATTATCGCTCATGAATTGGGTCACACGATAGGATATAGGCATACTGATTGGCAGAACAGGAGCTATAGTTGCAACACGGGAGGACAGGAGGCTGATCCCGATAATATAGGGGCGGTTCACATACCCGGCACACCGACCGGACCTGATTCCGGTTCATGGATGTTGGCCTGTATCGATGATGGACAAAATAGGCCGTTTACTTATAATGACAGGGTTGCCTTAAGATATGTGCATGGTTTTTAG
- a CDS encoding SOS response-associated peptidase — protein MCFHTRIDRPVAEIETHYNVSRTEKGMELEEELLYHHSDGFNHQDFWVIPQESPKHITPMMWGMLPPWAKNEDPVEDLKEIKGQGLNAQSEKLFTSKMYKPSSLKRRCVIPLTGFYEPHTCQKPKDYKVPFLFGAREATFLSLAGIYTVTSNKYVSFSLLTREAEPGSMYAQIHNKKNWQGQHRQIVPLADDQIEAWLSEKLTETDIDRIIHDNLPEDGLTAHPVSKDIFSRTVSADYPGIEKLVDNPNLNLDYSQWA, from the coding sequence ATGTGCTTCCATACGAGAATTGATAGGCCCGTTGCCGAAATAGAGACCCATTACAACGTTTCCCGAACCGAAAAGGGAATGGAGCTGGAGGAGGAACTTCTTTACCACCATTCGGATGGGTTCAATCATCAGGATTTTTGGGTAATCCCGCAGGAAAGCCCGAAACACATCACCCCGATGATGTGGGGAATGCTGCCGCCTTGGGCCAAGAACGAAGACCCTGTGGAGGACCTTAAGGAAATCAAGGGCCAGGGCCTCAATGCCCAGAGCGAAAAACTCTTTACCTCAAAGATGTACAAACCGAGCTCTTTGAAGCGTAGGTGTGTCATCCCGTTGACCGGCTTTTATGAACCGCATACGTGCCAGAAACCAAAGGACTATAAAGTGCCGTTCCTGTTCGGCGCAAGGGAGGCCACGTTTTTGAGCCTTGCCGGAATCTATACGGTTACATCGAACAAATATGTATCGTTCTCCCTATTGACCAGGGAAGCCGAGCCGGGCTCCATGTATGCGCAGATCCACAACAAAAAAAACTGGCAGGGGCAGCACCGTCAGATCGTTCCCCTGGCCGATGATCAGATAGAGGCTTGGCTCTCGGAAAAATTGACCGAAACGGACATCGACAGGATCATCCATGATAATCTTCCGGAAGATGGCCTTACGGCCCATCCGGTCAGCAAGGATATTTTCTCCAGAACGGTCAGCGCCGATTATCCCGGAATCGAAAAATTGGTAGACAATCCCAACCTAAACCTGGACTATTCGCAATGGGCATAA
- a CDS encoding helix-turn-helix domain-containing protein, translating into MRVKQLRKEKGLSYRTMAQLCDVDYSDISKIEKGQINITLGTVLELSKALGVEVRELFGFPTREN; encoded by the coding sequence ATGAGGGTGAAACAGCTCCGCAAGGAAAAAGGGTTGAGTTACCGTACTATGGCACAACTTTGTGATGTGGATTACAGTGATATTTCCAAAATAGAAAAGGGGCAGATCAACATAACCCTGGGCACCGTGCTTGAACTTTCCAAGGCCCTGGGGGTGGAAGTAAGGGAACTGTTCGGTTTCCCTACTCGGGAAAATTAA
- a CDS encoding JAB domain-containing protein, which produces MKDYRMSTFRDFVGELTAIYRRTELPSVNITRSQDAADFIRPMFDEIMDDHEQTKVIHLSRSNGVVNVHHCSQGDVAGTVVPVKLILRHALMIQVSGIIMVHNHPSGRLKPSEADRKITEKLKAACALVDIQFLDSIIITREGYYSMADQGDF; this is translated from the coding sequence ATGAAAGATTACAGAATGAGCACCTTCAGGGACTTTGTGGGAGAACTCACGGCCATCTACCGCAGGACCGAACTCCCAAGTGTCAACATCACCCGGAGCCAAGACGCCGCAGACTTCATACGGCCCATGTTCGATGAGATCATGGACGACCACGAACAGACCAAGGTCATACACCTGTCCCGCTCCAACGGGGTGGTCAACGTACACCATTGTTCCCAAGGGGACGTGGCCGGCACAGTGGTCCCCGTGAAGCTCATACTCCGACACGCCCTGATGATACAGGTATCCGGGATCATCATGGTCCACAACCACCCATCGGGGAGACTGAAACCATCGGAGGCGGACAGGAAGATAACCGAGAAATTGAAGGCCGCCTGTGCCCTAGTGGACATCCAGTTCCTTGACAGCATCATCATCACCCGCGAGGGTTATTACTCGATGGCGGACCAGGGGGACTTTTGA
- a CDS encoding N-6 DNA methylase, producing the protein MAKIHLPQELKKFGDIFDTLSRSHGTYYIFQDFLDFSINAWSLNHQADMDTIRKKYDRRELDLFNELIFEAIRILDKTIVSDTDVYDVYGTFYEANSLTNKHFAQFFTPMTICQFMAQILSPTGPENFNDPCCGSGRLSLAANSVNPGMFHTLIDIDYTCARMSALNLMYHGIHGIVISDNALWAGKDFRGAFIVNRWLKYSGVPQIEFVADINRAYGYARKKLGMPEPSPQKGKVPENRNTNAQEVADVIVDSKTNQIRLF; encoded by the coding sequence ATGGCCAAAATCCATCTACCCCAGGAACTCAAGAAGTTCGGGGACATTTTCGACACGCTTTCAAGGTCGCACGGGACCTATTACATCTTCCAAGATTTTTTGGACTTTTCCATCAATGCCTGGTCGCTCAACCATCAGGCGGACATGGATACCATCAGAAAGAAGTACGACCGCAGGGAACTCGACCTTTTCAACGAGCTCATCTTTGAGGCTATCAGGATCCTGGACAAGACGATAGTATCCGATACGGATGTTTACGATGTATACGGAACGTTCTACGAGGCCAACAGCCTTACCAACAAACATTTTGCACAGTTCTTTACCCCGATGACGATATGCCAGTTCATGGCACAGATACTAAGCCCCACTGGACCCGAAAACTTCAACGACCCGTGCTGTGGTTCCGGTAGGCTTTCCCTTGCGGCCAACAGTGTTAACCCGGGCATGTTCCACACCCTTATCGACATTGATTATACCTGTGCACGGATGAGCGCACTGAACCTGATGTACCACGGCATCCACGGCATCGTGATCTCCGATAATGCCCTTTGGGCCGGCAAGGACTTCCGAGGGGCCTTTATCGTGAACCGTTGGCTGAAATACAGCGGGGTCCCTCAAATAGAGTTTGTGGCCGACATCAACCGGGCGTATGGGTATGCACGTAAGAAATTGGGGATGCCCGAACCATCACCGCAAAAGGGAAAAGTTCCCGAAAACAGGAACACCAATGCCCAGGAGGTTGCGGATGTGATAGTGGATTCCAAGACCAACCAAATCAGGTTGTTCTGA
- a CDS encoding single-stranded DNA-binding protein gives MSIKNQVVLIGNLGGDPETKVFDSGSKNAKFSLATNETFKNDSGEVVNQTEWHNIVVWGKRVAVVEKFLQKGSEVCVTGKLTYRSYEDKDGVKRHITEIKANEIVMLGGKKDGNGSTDDSKEEE, from the coding sequence ATGAGTATCAAAAATCAAGTCGTTTTAATCGGAAATCTCGGGGGCGATCCCGAAACAAAGGTGTTTGATAGCGGAAGCAAGAACGCCAAGTTTTCACTTGCCACAAATGAAACTTTTAAAAACGATAGCGGAGAAGTTGTCAACCAGACCGAATGGCACAACATCGTTGTTTGGGGCAAACGTGTAGCCGTTGTGGAGAAGTTTCTACAAAAGGGAAGCGAAGTATGTGTAACGGGGAAGTTGACCTACCGCTCCTATGAGGACAAGGACGGGGTAAAACGTCATATTACCGAAATAAAGGCCAACGAAATCGTGATGTTGGGCGGGAAGAAAGATGGCAATGGTTCCACGGACGATAGCAAGGAAGAGGAATAG